A DNA window from Carassius gibelio isolate Cgi1373 ecotype wild population from Czech Republic chromosome A6, carGib1.2-hapl.c, whole genome shotgun sequence contains the following coding sequences:
- the LOC128015354 gene encoding cilium assembly protein DZIP1 isoform X4, producing MPFYDNVYYPYPPDPRGTHSSAGIPSLLSSPQSQPSSGSLSRPAASSMSGPLTSSGATGIPPPFRFRARRENVDWRRISAVDVDRVASELDFHTLQEHITEVTFCSVEGERCQRCQSPVDSALIKLFRLAQLTVEYLLHSQDCLSISLQAAEERLQTQAQEKEQLCVQLQKKTQDAKTLKEELKQRKKIIASQQAMFSTGIGANYHKCQHCEKAFMNASFLQSHVQRRHPAEFDIRLMTDNQKKIQTMKLQEEISKLQEQLTMVTSQMETQQKDYSAKQEKELIERQEEFKRQLEIWKEEEKMRMNRKIDEVKQACLRDMDSMHQKNRNLENELLKLQQENMQPVQTQPSTSASNEHWQEVVKLQQKLHKQEVKWAGKMQKMKEEHDGERSLLQEELFKLRSAVSEGREESRRQVQELSHRLQEQQQIIASQNKQMKQISSKPPAITVQREVVAAPAPETKAKVVLSDSSSISESHTESRSWQQEVQELLKNPGLRRDMRLAAQQNLEDRLQILGIKGVSGLSKGVYKSTMSQVITDRQKRQEEDPVYRRILKEINHKLEQRVKERNTEQPAKPKQHEQVIQSRPRSSSFPSTVTRVVSGPAPKQLHTPQAAPRSRTSTLPKTSTPLQHHRTPPFSSDEESSEEEESSEEETPQTQKKSAQVESSTVKAQTARTQQRSTSLAPAPAVRSTAPVISTDVTALSESDSEWTEGSEMEELNLSQLHKHTDQNGNVAKITHSKVKALGKSLEKQLEARGPKKPAGGVNTLLQKPTAVKNIKQDVKKELKYTDEDDEDDDWDISSLEDVPAVTKPSQCPAPVKKSLDKSLDTSTSVWGSSTGKGQKPGPEKSYSLTDAGTGSTLKSSLVSVSDWDDSDEI from the exons ATG CCATTTTATGACAACGTTTACTATCCATACCCGCCAGATCCCCGGGGAACCCATTCCTCAGCGGGAATCCCGTCTCTGTTGAGCTCTCCACAGAGTCAGCCCTCATCCGGCAGCCTGAGCAGACCGGCCGCATCCTCCATGTCCGGACCGCTTACGTCCTCCGGAGCCACCGGCATCCCTCCGCCCTTCAGGTTCAGAGCCCGGCGTGAGAATGTGGACTGGCGTCGGATCAGTGCCGTGGATGTGGACCGCGTGGCTTCCGAATTGGACTTCCACACCCTACAGGAGCACATCACAGAGGTGACGTTCTGCAGCGTGGAGGGCGAGCGCTGTCAACGCTGTCAGAGTCCCGTGGACTCGGCCCTGATTAAGCTCTTCCGGCTGGCCCAGCTGACCGTGGAGTACCTGCTGCACTCCCAGGACTGCCTCAGCATCAGCCTGCAGGCGGCCGAGGAGAGGCTTCAGACGCAGGCGCAAGAGAAGGAGCAGCTCTGCGTCCAGCTGCAGAAAAAAACCCAGGATGCAAAGACATTAAAGGAGGAGCTGAAGCAGAGGAAGAAGATCATAGCCTCTCAGCAAGCCATGTTCAGCACGGGGATCGGTGCCAATTACCACAAG TGCCAACACTGTGAGAAAGCCTTCATGAATGCCTCTTTCCTGCAAAGTCACGTGCAGCGCAGACATCCAGCGGAGTTTGACATCA GACTGATGACAGATAATCAGAAAAAAATTCAGACCATGAAGTTACAAGAGGAGATCAGCAAACTACAGGAGCAGCTGACCATGGTCACGTCCCAAATGGAGACACAGCAGAAAGACTACTCAGCTAAACAG GAGAAAGAGCTCATTGAAAGGCAGGAAGAGTTTAAGAGACAACTGGAAATAtggaaagaagaagagaaaatgcGAATGAACCGCAAAATAGATGAAGTCAAGCAAGCCTGTCTGCGGGACATGGATTCAATGCATCAAAAGAACAGAAACCTAGAAAAT GAGCTGCTAAAATTACAGCAGGAAAATATGCAGCCGGTCCAGACACAGCCCAGTACATCAGCCAGCAATGAACACTGGCAGGAAGTTGTTAAACTTCAACAAAAACTCCACAAACAA GAAGTGAAGTGGGCAGGGAAAATGCAAAAAATGAAGGAGGAACATGACGGTGAAAGAAGTCTG CTTCAGGAGGAGCTGTTCAAACTGCGCTCGGCCGTGTCAGAAGGACGGGAGGAATCACGACGACAGGTGCAGGAGCTGAGCCACAGGCTGCAGGAGCAGCAGCAGATTATTGCCTCTCAAAACAAGCAG ATGAAACAGATCTCATCAAAGCCACCAGCAATAACAGTACAGCGTGAAG TGGTTGCTGCCCCGGCTCCAGAGACCAAAGCTAAAGTGGTGCTCAGTG ATTCCTCTAGCATCTCTGAAAGTCACACAGAGAGCCGGTCGTGGCAGCAGGAAGtgcaagagcttttgaagaaCCCAGGTTTGAGGCGAGACATGCGTCTTGCAGCTCAGCAGAACCTTGAAGATAGGCTGCAGATCCTAGGCATCAAG GGAGTCAGTGGTCTCTCTAAAGGAGTATATAAGAGCACTATGTCCCAGGTTATCACTGACCGTCAGAAGAGACAGGAAGAGGATCCAGTGTATCGGAGGATTCTGAAAGAGATCAACCATAAACTGGAGCAGAGAGTAAAGGAGAGGAACACGGAGCAGCCAGCCAAACCCAAACAACATGAACAAG TAATTCAGTCCAGACCCAGATCCAGCAGTTTTCCATCTACAGTAACTCGAGTGGTGTCGGGCCCTGCTCCGAAACAGCTGCACACCCCCCAAGCAGCTCCACGCAGCAGAACCAGCACCCTGCCCAAGACCTCCACACCACTACAGCATCACAG AACTCCTCCTTTTAGCTCTGATGAAGAATCGTCTGAGGAAGAGGAATCGTCTGAAGAAGAAACCCCTCAAACACAGAAGAAATCTGCCCAGGTCGAGAGCAGCACAGTCAAAGCCCAGACTGCTAGAACCCAGCAGCGCTCGACCTCTCTCGCTCCTGCTCCTGCTGTGCGCTCCACTGCTCCCGTGATCAGCACAGACGTGACGGCTCTGAGCGAGAGCGACAGCGAGTGGACCGAGGGCAGCGAGATGGAGGAGCTCAACCTCTCACAGCTCCACAAACACACTGACCAGAATGGAAACGTGGCGAAGATTACTCACA gtAAAGTCAAAGCTCTTGGCAAAAGCCTTGAAAAACAGCTGGAAGCACGAGGCCCAAAGAAACCAGCAGGGGGCGTTAATACATTGCTTCAAAAGCCAACAGCTGTCAAAAATATAAAGCAAGATGTAAAGAAAGAGCTAAAG TAcacagatgaagatgatgaggatgatgactGGGATATCTCCTCTCTGGAGGATGTTCCCGCTGTAACCAAACCCAGCCAATGTCCTGCACCTGTCAAGAAGAGCTTGGACAAGAGCCTGGACACCAGCACGAGTGTGTGGGGCTCGTCCACGGGCAAAGGACAGAAGCCAGGTCCAGAGAAGTCATAca gCCTCACAGACGCAGGAACCGGCAGCACTCTCAAGAGCAGTTTAGTGAGCGTCAGCGACTGGGATGATTCAGATGAGATATAA